Proteins encoded in a region of the Leifsonia sp. PS1209 genome:
- a CDS encoding DUF2142 domain-containing protein, producing MRFPLRLFAAVFCTLFVLLTAWSLATPIYAVPDEASHTVRATTAVRGQIVGDGKYFDAPAYLYIPGAGGCFAGQPSVTPACVGSSDAAPGETRRSISTAYTNSPVYYLVVGLPSLVFSGEAAIHAMRIFSGAVVAALLAVLAALVRTWPGARWSLLLPVGALTPMVFFLGGAINPNAVEAASAGALLVSLLTIARHRPTGWMLWLSGVTAVVSAALVTGGRSLGMLWLLLIAVSVVLAMRKADWEYLLRRASTWVVLALLAVVGAGQLFWFTRPENQVKAQLEPTPGSLFTVAQTMVENTFSYWKQMIGLFGTVDVWAPDAVIVIWFGVLSLIVLVPVVLGRGRERWIALGFVGALLVIPVVIQVALWRQVGDVWQGRYMLAIVLVLAIWGGMALDRAEVGVGSRNTVAALRAAAVVLAVGQLAAFTFTLRRYAAGSTSWTAAFFSPTWQPPGGIVPLTLAVVLALTFFTVATFRTLPHLLKIEPGVVHATRR from the coding sequence ATGCGGTTTCCACTGAGACTGTTCGCCGCCGTCTTCTGCACCCTGTTCGTGCTGCTCACCGCGTGGTCGCTCGCGACGCCGATCTACGCCGTGCCGGACGAGGCGTCGCACACCGTGCGTGCCACGACGGCCGTGCGCGGGCAAATCGTGGGCGACGGCAAGTACTTCGACGCGCCCGCCTACCTCTACATCCCCGGCGCGGGCGGCTGCTTCGCCGGGCAGCCGAGTGTCACGCCCGCGTGCGTCGGCAGCTCGGACGCCGCACCGGGAGAGACGCGCCGCTCGATCAGCACGGCGTACACCAACAGCCCCGTCTACTACCTCGTGGTCGGCCTGCCGTCGCTGGTGTTCTCCGGCGAGGCGGCCATCCACGCCATGCGCATCTTCTCCGGGGCGGTCGTCGCAGCCCTGCTCGCGGTGCTCGCCGCGCTCGTCCGCACCTGGCCCGGAGCGCGCTGGTCGCTGCTGCTCCCGGTGGGCGCGCTCACCCCGATGGTGTTCTTCCTCGGCGGCGCGATCAACCCGAACGCCGTCGAAGCCGCTTCCGCCGGTGCCCTGCTGGTGTCGCTGCTGACCATTGCCAGGCACCGGCCGACCGGGTGGATGCTCTGGCTGTCCGGCGTGACCGCCGTGGTCTCCGCGGCACTCGTCACCGGCGGCCGCAGCCTCGGGATGCTGTGGCTCCTCCTCATCGCCGTCTCCGTCGTGCTCGCCATGCGGAAGGCGGACTGGGAGTATCTGCTGCGCCGCGCATCCACCTGGGTCGTGCTCGCGCTGCTGGCTGTCGTGGGAGCCGGGCAGTTGTTCTGGTTCACGCGGCCGGAGAACCAGGTGAAGGCGCAGCTGGAGCCGACGCCCGGCAGCCTGTTCACCGTGGCGCAGACGATGGTGGAGAACACGTTCTCGTACTGGAAGCAAATGATCGGGCTGTTCGGCACCGTGGATGTGTGGGCCCCGGATGCGGTGATCGTGATCTGGTTCGGCGTGCTCTCGCTGATCGTGCTGGTCCCCGTGGTGCTCGGGCGCGGACGCGAACGGTGGATCGCACTCGGTTTCGTCGGCGCGCTGCTCGTCATCCCGGTCGTCATCCAGGTGGCGCTCTGGCGTCAGGTCGGCGACGTCTGGCAGGGACGGTACATGCTCGCGATCGTGCTGGTCCTGGCGATCTGGGGCGGCATGGCGCTCGACAGGGCGGAGGTCGGCGTCGGCTCGCGCAACACGGTCGCCGCGCTCCGCGCCGCCGCCGTGGTGCTCGCCGTCGGCCAGCTCGCCGCGTTCACGTTCACGCTCCGCCGCTACGCCGCGGGCTCCACCTCGTGGACCGCCGCCTTCTTCAGCCCCACCTGGCAGCCCCCGGGCGGCATCGTCCCGCTGACGCTCGCCGTCGTCCTCGCGCTCACCTTCTTCACGGTCGCCACCTTCCGCACCCTCCCCCACCTCCTGAAAATCGAGCCGGGAGTTGTGCACGCGACACGCCGGTAG
- a CDS encoding glycosyltransferase, with amino-acid sequence MHTQEPEQVHEGPGLTDYAEWRAEQPALEPLPSDHQEATFVVVVESSAHPDDRERDAVAATVASVAAQRSVTARTVVAVTGTPLAEVLSGAEEQFAMFLTAGSVLDPAALEQVAKEHRVDPVRRVIAFDTDQVTSTGERIAPRFRPAWSPEIMLGVNYLGRAFAIRTAAAAADERATLDSHGIWKLLLGTELSDAVVGLIPHILLSTPAAPIRDATEQDAAMVQRSLRERGEAATAQVSNGIVRVAFELETWPSVSIVIPTKHSTANLDRLLPSLAGTDYPSFDVTVVDNGGETEEHEAWYAALDAGLPIRHVWWDEEPFNYSRVNTVTAAATDGDVLVFLNDDTEIVDPDWLRELVGMLHREGVGTVGYQHRNDDGLVQHGGVMIGPGGFAANLFAGMSPDDDSLLGPVRWYRNTLAVTAACVAIRRELFDEVGGFDERFQLTGSDVVLGLDQIIRGRRNVVIPFDAVRHFESLTRGAHAPRADSFASYWRYHPWLAAGDPYISPNVCRLTEVPRFAAADDPSPLQLAMAGLGREYRSDAQKSTISEDATALMSLATISAEEVAAVVESHASTTGRREVRTINWLLPGFDMPFFGGVNTTFRIADKLAREHGVVNRFLINGHPNNEFYESAIVAAFPGLAGSEVGHYYGDDAGIAEVPPADVAIATFWLTAVDVAKTPGTPRKFYLIQDYEPSFYPASTMFAMTEQTYKLGLYGICNTESMHDIYAGGYGGTATYFTPAVDRGIYHPIGRRERGDDEPVTIFAYARDHFRNCWELVFAALSEIKRRHGDHVRIIAAGAKYLPPSADFIDLGLLDYRATGRLYRETDIGVTMQISRHPSYLPLELMASGVAMVAPDSDWFRWLFHPDENARTTMMTYDDVVAGIDELVLDAQKRRAIQAAGVATIDAAHSDWDAALDHLYDYLCDPEAEAIPSTAPRTIAP; translated from the coding sequence TTGCACACGCAGGAGCCCGAGCAGGTCCACGAGGGGCCGGGGCTCACCGACTACGCCGAATGGCGGGCAGAGCAGCCCGCCCTCGAACCGCTGCCCAGCGACCATCAGGAGGCGACGTTCGTGGTGGTGGTCGAGTCGTCCGCGCATCCGGACGATCGGGAGCGCGACGCCGTCGCCGCCACCGTCGCGAGCGTCGCAGCGCAGCGCTCGGTCACGGCCAGAACGGTCGTCGCCGTGACCGGAACCCCGCTGGCCGAGGTGCTCTCCGGGGCGGAGGAGCAGTTCGCGATGTTCCTCACCGCCGGCTCCGTGCTCGATCCGGCGGCGCTGGAGCAGGTGGCGAAGGAGCACAGGGTCGACCCTGTGCGCCGGGTGATCGCCTTCGACACCGACCAGGTCACGAGCACGGGCGAGCGCATCGCACCGCGGTTCCGCCCCGCCTGGTCGCCGGAGATCATGCTCGGCGTCAACTACCTCGGCAGGGCCTTCGCCATCCGCACCGCAGCGGCCGCCGCCGACGAACGCGCCACCCTCGACTCCCACGGCATCTGGAAGCTTCTGCTCGGCACCGAGCTGTCGGATGCTGTCGTCGGCCTCATCCCGCACATCCTGTTGTCGACGCCCGCCGCCCCGATCCGGGATGCGACGGAGCAGGACGCCGCGATGGTGCAGCGCTCCCTGCGCGAGCGCGGCGAGGCGGCCACCGCCCAGGTGAGCAACGGGATCGTGCGCGTCGCGTTCGAGCTGGAGACCTGGCCGAGCGTGTCCATCGTCATCCCGACGAAGCACTCCACCGCCAACCTGGACCGGCTGCTGCCCAGCCTCGCCGGCACCGACTACCCCTCCTTCGACGTCACGGTCGTGGACAACGGGGGAGAGACCGAGGAGCACGAGGCCTGGTATGCGGCGCTCGACGCCGGTCTCCCCATCCGCCACGTCTGGTGGGACGAGGAGCCGTTCAACTACTCCCGCGTGAACACCGTCACCGCGGCGGCCACCGACGGCGACGTGCTGGTGTTCCTCAACGACGACACCGAGATCGTCGACCCGGACTGGCTGCGCGAGCTGGTCGGGATGCTGCACCGCGAGGGCGTCGGCACGGTCGGCTACCAGCACAGGAACGACGACGGCCTCGTGCAGCACGGCGGCGTGATGATCGGCCCTGGCGGGTTCGCTGCGAACCTGTTCGCCGGGATGAGCCCGGACGACGACAGCCTGCTCGGCCCTGTGCGCTGGTACAGGAACACGCTCGCCGTCACGGCGGCCTGCGTCGCGATCCGCCGCGAGCTGTTCGACGAGGTCGGCGGGTTCGACGAGCGCTTCCAGCTGACCGGCAGCGACGTGGTGCTCGGGCTGGACCAGATCATCCGGGGCAGGCGCAACGTCGTCATCCCCTTCGACGCCGTTCGGCATTTCGAGTCGCTGACCCGGGGCGCTCACGCCCCGCGGGCTGACTCGTTCGCGAGCTACTGGCGCTACCACCCGTGGCTCGCGGCGGGCGACCCGTACATCTCGCCGAACGTGTGCCGCCTCACCGAGGTGCCGCGGTTCGCCGCGGCGGACGACCCGTCGCCCCTGCAGCTGGCGATGGCCGGCCTGGGCCGCGAGTACCGCTCCGACGCGCAGAAGTCGACCATCTCGGAGGACGCGACGGCGCTCATGTCGCTGGCGACCATCTCCGCGGAGGAGGTCGCCGCCGTCGTCGAGTCGCACGCCTCCACGACCGGACGCCGCGAAGTGCGCACGATCAACTGGCTGCTGCCCGGTTTCGACATGCCGTTCTTCGGCGGGGTCAACACCACGTTCCGCATCGCGGACAAGCTCGCGCGCGAGCACGGCGTGGTCAACCGGTTCCTGATCAACGGCCACCCGAACAACGAGTTCTACGAGTCGGCCATCGTCGCCGCCTTCCCCGGTCTGGCCGGGTCGGAGGTCGGCCACTACTACGGGGACGACGCCGGCATCGCCGAGGTCCCTCCCGCCGATGTCGCCATCGCGACGTTCTGGCTGACGGCGGTGGATGTGGCCAAGACGCCGGGCACACCCCGCAAGTTCTACCTCATCCAGGACTACGAGCCGTCGTTCTATCCGGCGAGCACGATGTTCGCGATGACCGAGCAGACGTACAAGCTCGGCCTCTACGGCATCTGCAACACCGAGAGCATGCACGACATCTACGCCGGGGGATACGGCGGTACCGCCACGTACTTCACCCCGGCGGTCGACAGGGGCATCTACCATCCCATCGGCCGCAGGGAGCGCGGCGACGACGAGCCGGTGACGATCTTCGCCTACGCCCGCGACCACTTCCGCAACTGCTGGGAGCTGGTGTTCGCCGCGCTCAGCGAGATCAAGCGCAGGCACGGCGACCACGTGCGGATCATCGCGGCCGGCGCCAAGTACCTTCCGCCGAGCGCCGACTTCATCGACCTCGGCCTGCTCGACTACCGCGCCACCGGCCGTCTGTACCGCGAGACGGACATCGGCGTCACCATGCAGATCTCGCGGCACCCGTCCTACCTGCCGCTCGAACTGATGGCGAGCGGGGTGGCGATGGTCGCCCCGGACTCCGACTGGTTCCGCTGGCTGTTCCACCCCGACGAGAACGCGCGCACCACGATGATGACCTACGACGACGTGGTCGCCGGGATCGACGAGCTGGTGCTGGATGCGCAGAAGCGTCGCGCCATCCAGGCGGCGGGCGTCGCCACCATCGACGCCGCCCACTCCGACTGGGACGCCGCCCTCGACCACCTCTACGACTACCTCTGCGACCCGGAGGCCGAGGCCATCCCCTCCACGGCGCCTCGCACCATCGCCCCTTGA